Proteins co-encoded in one Melioribacteraceae bacterium genomic window:
- a CDS encoding proline dehydrogenase family protein: MNPFNKLIVEFVKLLPKSVVYLFAKKYIAGEKLEDAVKVVKELNAKGIVATMDVLGEAVTSKAECEEAKKECLEVLDTINKNKLNSNLSLKPTQLGLVIDPDFCYQQISEILERAKSYNNFVRIDMEDSPTTDATINLYRKLREKYNNVGIVVQSYLKRTLDDVKSPELKGTNYRLCKGIYIEPEEIAYKGKQPVRDNFVRIMEYLLDNGNYVGIATHDDYLIDQAYNLIKKKNIARDKFEFQMLYGVKERSRDRINADGYKIRIYVPFGDHWYKYSIRRLQENPNMAWHITKSILTFN, from the coding sequence GTGAATCCATTTAACAAATTAATCGTCGAATTTGTAAAGTTATTACCAAAATCCGTTGTTTATCTGTTTGCTAAGAAGTATATCGCCGGCGAAAAACTTGAAGATGCCGTAAAAGTTGTTAAGGAATTGAATGCAAAAGGAATTGTTGCTACTATGGATGTTCTCGGAGAAGCTGTTACATCCAAAGCCGAATGTGAGGAAGCTAAGAAGGAATGTCTTGAAGTTCTTGATACGATCAATAAAAATAAGCTTAACTCCAATCTCTCTCTTAAGCCGACCCAGTTAGGACTTGTAATCGACCCCGACTTCTGTTACCAGCAGATATCAGAGATACTCGAGCGGGCAAAATCGTATAACAATTTTGTAAGAATCGATATGGAGGATTCGCCTACAACCGATGCTACTATCAACCTTTACAGAAAGCTTAGAGAGAAGTACAATAATGTTGGTATTGTTGTGCAATCTTATTTAAAACGGACACTCGACGATGTAAAATCACCGGAATTGAAAGGCACGAATTACCGGTTGTGTAAGGGAATCTATATTGAGCCTGAGGAAATTGCGTACAAAGGAAAACAGCCTGTCCGGGATAATTTTGTTAGGATTATGGAATACCTTCTTGATAACGGAAACTATGTGGGTATTGCTACTCATGATGATTATCTTATTGATCAGGCCTATAACCTGATTAAAAAGAAGAACATTGCCAGAGATAAATTTGAATTTCAGATGCTCTATGGCGTGAAGGAAAGGTCCAGAGACAGAATAAATGCCGACGGGTATAAAATAAGAATCTATGTTCCATTTGGAGATCACTGGTATAAATATTCAATACGAAGATTGCAGGAAAATCCGAACATGGCATGGCATATTACCAAGAGCATACTCACTTTTAACTGA
- a CDS encoding AMP-binding protein, whose translation MKNELKLYPVPRIESIQDMIVQSSRKFSSKIALEDLNSTPIGKLNFRELLDNILRFGSALREIGIKERTHIALIGENRVQWAVSYLTAMCFNYVIVPIDKNLTTNEIMNIMHESDSEAVIFAGSYSGIMAEGKSSLKKIKHYICMDETGEDKEFLNMSKLIRQAKEITTDNLPRINPNDLAEIIFTSGSLGRAKGVMLTQKNLASNLMDMVSMVLITEADRFLSVLPMHHTYECTCGMLCPLYCGASVHYARSLKTVVDDIQQVKATILLGVPLLYDKMFRRIVKTIKENKVKNVIVPPLVKLTNIFAQAGLSNIKKKVFSELHHKFGGAVRIFIAGGAAPDPLVAKGLREFGFTFIQGYGLTETSPILALNRLDNLKDNAAGIPLPSVEIKINNPDENGSGEIWAKGPSVMLGYYKNDKATADTFDNGWFKTGDIGFVDKDGFLHINGRQKNVIISRTGKNVFPEEIEDILNRSPFILESLIFGEKDLKQDEIIAAQVVADAEAFIEYSGSNNVSITGDLINKIVQEEIDKANKQLPSYKQIKKIYIREKEFEKTTTQKIKRYLVGSTDNQD comes from the coding sequence ATGAAAAATGAACTAAAACTATATCCTGTCCCCAGAATTGAATCGATTCAGGATATGATCGTTCAATCGTCAAGAAAATTCAGCTCCAAAATTGCTTTGGAAGATCTAAATTCAACTCCTATCGGTAAATTGAATTTCAGAGAACTTCTTGATAACATTTTAAGGTTCGGTTCCGCATTAAGGGAAATCGGAATCAAAGAGCGTACTCATATCGCATTGATCGGCGAAAACCGCGTTCAATGGGCCGTATCCTATCTTACGGCTATGTGCTTCAATTATGTAATTGTTCCTATCGATAAAAATCTTACTACCAACGAGATAATGAATATCATGCATGAGTCGGACTCCGAAGCTGTTATTTTTGCCGGCTCCTACTCAGGAATTATGGCCGAAGGTAAATCATCTCTTAAAAAAATTAAACATTACATCTGTATGGACGAGACAGGCGAGGATAAAGAATTCCTCAATATGTCTAAATTAATCAGGCAGGCCAAAGAAATAACAACAGATAACCTTCCGAGGATTAATCCGAACGATCTTGCAGAGATTATTTTTACTTCAGGTTCACTGGGACGCGCAAAAGGTGTTATGCTTACTCAAAAGAACCTTGCGTCGAACCTGATGGATATGGTGAGCATGGTTCTAATAACCGAAGCCGACCGTTTCCTCTCCGTTCTTCCTATGCATCATACTTATGAATGTACGTGCGGTATGTTGTGCCCACTTTATTGCGGAGCCTCTGTGCATTATGCCCGCTCCTTGAAAACTGTAGTTGATGATATTCAGCAGGTGAAAGCAACTATTCTGCTCGGCGTTCCTCTCCTCTATGACAAAATGTTCCGGAGAATAGTTAAGACAATTAAAGAGAATAAGGTTAAAAATGTTATTGTACCGCCGCTTGTAAAACTTACAAACATTTTTGCCCAGGCAGGATTATCCAATATAAAGAAAAAAGTATTTTCAGAACTGCATCATAAATTCGGCGGAGCCGTAAGAATCTTTATTGCAGGCGGCGCCGCGCCCGACCCTCTTGTTGCAAAAGGTTTAAGAGAATTCGGATTTACTTTTATTCAGGGATATGGACTTACAGAAACCTCACCCATTCTGGCATTAAACCGTCTCGATAATTTGAAAGATAATGCCGCTGGAATTCCTCTCCCTTCAGTCGAAATTAAAATAAATAACCCCGACGAAAATGGAAGCGGCGAAATCTGGGCTAAAGGTCCCAGCGTTATGCTTGGATATTATAAAAATGATAAGGCAACTGCGGATACTTTTGATAACGGATGGTTTAAAACAGGGGATATCGGTTTCGTTGATAAGGATGGATTCCTGCATATAAACGGTAGACAAAAAAATGTTATTATTTCACGTACGGGCAAGAATGTATTCCCGGAAGAAATTGAAGATATCCTTAACAGAAGTCCTTTCATACTCGAATCCTTAATCTTCGGCGAAAAAGATCTTAAGCAGGATGAAATAATTGCTGCTCAGGTTGTTGCTGATGCCGAAGCGTTTATTGAATATTCCGGATCGAATAATGTATCTATTACCGGCGACCTGATTAATAAGATTGTTCAGGAGGAGATCGATAAAGCTAATAAACAGCTCCCATCCTATAAGCAAATTAAAAAAATATATATCCGCGAAAAAGAATTCGAAAAAACTACTACTCAGAAGATTAAAAGATATCTTGTTGGAAGCACAGACAATCAGGATTAG
- the coaE gene encoding dephospho-CoA kinase (Dephospho-CoA kinase (CoaE) performs the final step in coenzyme A biosynthesis.), with the protein MDKPIKIGITGGIGSGKSIVSDLIEKSGFAVIRSDLVAKELMATDQKILGRIVKTFGKESVAGGKLNTHYLAGKVFNNKKNVELINSIVHPPVIRKINEMIESEFAKSKIVFVESALIFEAKIKDMFDYVVLIYTAKDLRIKRVIKRDKTNESDIISRMTYQIDDELKRDKVDFILENNSTLAELKIKVSFLLKLLNSIASSSN; encoded by the coding sequence TTGGATAAACCGATTAAAATTGGCATAACGGGCGGAATTGGATCCGGCAAATCAATTGTAAGCGATTTAATCGAGAAGAGCGGCTTTGCTGTCATCCGTTCCGATCTCGTCGCTAAAGAATTAATGGCAACCGATCAGAAAATCCTTGGCAGAATTGTAAAAACTTTCGGAAAGGAATCTGTTGCCGGCGGCAAATTAAATACACATTACCTGGCCGGAAAAGTTTTTAACAATAAAAAAAATGTTGAATTGATTAATAGTATAGTCCATCCTCCTGTTATCCGGAAAATAAATGAAATGATTGAATCGGAATTCGCAAAATCGAAAATCGTTTTTGTTGAATCCGCCCTGATCTTTGAAGCAAAGATTAAAGATATGTTCGATTATGTTGTCCTGATTTATACCGCTAAAGATCTCAGAATTAAAAGGGTAATAAAGAGGGATAAAACAAATGAATCTGATATTATCTCGAGAATGACCTACCAGATTGACGATGAACTGAAAAGGGATAAAGTTGATTTTATTCTTGAAAACAATTCTACACTCGCAGAACTGAAGATTAAAGTTTCTTTCCTGTTAAAACTTCTCAATTCTATAGCTTCAAGTAGTAATTAA
- the tsaD gene encoding tRNA (adenosine(37)-N6)-threonylcarbamoyltransferase complex transferase subunit TsaD has translation MNLLGIETSCDETSVAILSDGVLKANLISSQDFHQDFGGVVPELSSRAHLQILLPLIKDALAKSNLKLQDLDVISATAGPGLIGALLVGLTFAKSLSYSLDKPFIPVNHIEGHIFSGFLMDEKPEFPYLCLLVSGGHTLLLIVKSDIEIIRVGSTIDDAAGEAFDKVSKLLGLGYPGGPKIQSVSQNYDSELISFPIARCKNEYDFSFSGLKTAVLRYIQKKYGTADNIPADHLPVIASSFQWTAVKSLTDKVEKALSSFDVKAVSLVGGVAANKLLREQFIRIADRFNKKLVIPSQEFCGDNAAMIAYRGMRLYESGFTYSLEYNAFPGLQDNTIITSSSR, from the coding sequence ATGAATTTACTCGGAATAGAAACTTCATGCGATGAAACTTCGGTTGCAATTCTTTCGGACGGGGTGTTAAAAGCAAACCTTATTTCTTCACAGGATTTTCATCAGGATTTTGGAGGTGTTGTTCCCGAGCTCTCTAGCAGGGCGCACCTCCAGATTTTATTGCCTCTCATCAAAGATGCTCTCGCTAAGTCAAATCTTAAATTGCAGGATCTCGATGTTATTAGCGCAACTGCAGGTCCGGGACTTATCGGGGCTTTACTTGTAGGATTAACATTTGCTAAAAGCTTGTCATACAGTCTGGATAAACCTTTTATCCCTGTTAATCATATAGAGGGACATATTTTTTCCGGTTTTCTAATGGATGAAAAACCGGAATTCCCGTACCTCTGCCTTCTCGTTTCCGGAGGTCATACACTTCTGTTAATAGTAAAAAGTGATATTGAGATTATCCGTGTCGGATCCACTATAGACGACGCTGCGGGAGAGGCATTCGATAAAGTTTCCAAACTTCTCGGCTTGGGATATCCGGGCGGCCCAAAAATTCAAAGCGTATCTCAAAATTATGATTCAGAACTGATAAGTTTCCCCATTGCACGGTGTAAAAACGAATACGACTTTTCCTTCAGCGGACTTAAGACAGCTGTACTAAGGTATATTCAAAAAAAATATGGTACTGCTGATAATATTCCGGCCGATCACCTCCCGGTAATTGCTTCTTCATTCCAGTGGACAGCAGTTAAATCCCTAACTGATAAAGTAGAGAAGGCCCTTAGCAGTTTTGATGTAAAAGCTGTGTCTCTCGTCGGTGGAGTTGCGGCAAATAAACTCCTCAGGGAACAGTTCATTCGTATTGCAGACCGTTTTAATAAAAAGCTTGTAATCCCGTCTCAGGAATTCTGCGGGGATAATGCGGCGATGATAGCATACAGAGGAATGCGGCTTTATGAGTCGGGCTTCACATATTCTCTTGAATATAACGCATTCCCGGGTCTGCAGGATAATACAATTATCACGTCTTCCAGCCGGTAG